A portion of the uncultured Draconibacterium sp. genome contains these proteins:
- a CDS encoding tetratricopeptide repeat protein: MKRVVLLMVMVFISVMSFAQDSSELMTQANAAVESKDFEKAIELFESVLAIPDHGQNVDNINAVLGQLRPAVAKTKASDAVDNKEYDKAIELYKAAIADYPDAGIEEQAGKMFYNEGIKSYKSEDFVEAANSFAIAQVDFNYEKAEKYKSASLKKAAEALVAEGKSSIDGVSVSEGNKAELKENLAKVYFSQGYEKYQEGAATIKAATDKVNAGSITTLDDEYKNAVAEGKKSFEQAIPFLKKALEIDPSNANASKVLAACEQSL, translated from the coding sequence ATGAAAAGAGTAGTATTGTTAATGGTGATGGTGTTTATTTCTGTAATGTCATTTGCCCAGGATTCCAGTGAATTAATGACTCAGGCAAATGCCGCTGTAGAAAGCAAAGACTTTGAAAAAGCAATTGAATTATTCGAGTCAGTGTTGGCCATTCCTGATCACGGACAAAATGTTGATAACATTAATGCTGTGCTTGGTCAGTTGCGACCAGCTGTTGCTAAAACCAAAGCATCAGATGCAGTAGATAATAAAGAGTACGATAAAGCAATAGAACTGTATAAAGCTGCTATTGCAGATTATCCTGATGCAGGTATTGAAGAACAAGCCGGTAAAATGTTTTATAATGAAGGAATTAAAAGCTACAAAAGCGAAGATTTTGTAGAGGCTGCTAATAGTTTCGCAATTGCACAAGTTGATTTTAATTACGAAAAAGCAGAGAAATATAAGAGTGCTTCGTTGAAAAAAGCTGCCGAGGCTCTAGTTGCTGAAGGAAAATCTTCAATTGATGGAGTAAGCGTAAGTGAAGGAAATAAGGCTGAATTAAAGGAAAACCTGGCAAAGGTTTATTTCTCGCAGGGATATGAAAAATACCAAGAAGGAGCCGCAACAATTAAAGCCGCAACAGATAAAGTAAATGCTGGAAGCATCACTACTTTAGATGATGAATACAAAAATGCAGTTGCAGAAGGAAAGAAAAGCTTCGAGCAAGCAATTCCGTTTTTGAAAAAGGCATTGGAAATCGATCCAAGCAATGCAAATGCTTCAAAAGTATTGGCAGCATGTGAGCAGAGTCTATAA
- the rpmB gene encoding 50S ribosomal protein L28 yields MSRVCQITGKRAMVGNNVSHSKRRTKRKFDINLFKKKFYMPHEDRWVQLTVSAAGMRTINKKGIKTALAEAQEKGFIDKF; encoded by the coding sequence ATGTCACGAGTTTGTCAAATAACAGGTAAAAGAGCAATGGTGGGTAACAATGTTTCTCACTCGAAAAGAAGAACTAAAAGAAAGTTCGATATAAACCTGTTTAAAAAGAAATTTTATATGCCCCACGAAGATCGTTGGGTGCAATTAACAGTATCTGCTGCCGGAATGCGCACGATTAATAAAAAAGGCATTAAAACTGCTTTGGCCGAGGCACAGGAAAAAGGTTTTATTGATAAATTTTAA
- the rpmG gene encoding 50S ribosomal protein L33 — protein sequence MAKKGNRVQVILECTEHKDSGVPGTSRYITTKNRKNTPDRMELKKYNPILKKVTVHKEIK from the coding sequence ATGGCAAAAAAAGGTAACAGAGTTCAGGTTATTCTAGAATGCACTGAGCATAAAGATAGTGGTGTGCCAGGTACTTCAAGGTATATTACTACAAAGAACAGAAAGAATACTCCGGATCGTATGGAATTGAAAAAATACAATCCTATTCTTAAGAAAGTAACAGTACATAAAGAAATTAAATAA
- a CDS encoding DUF4295 domain-containing protein: MAKKAVASLQKGAGKGYAKVIKMTKSEKTGAYAFKEEMVPNDEVKTYFKK; this comes from the coding sequence ATGGCAAAGAAAGCAGTAGCATCACTACAGAAAGGTGCCGGTAAAGGTTATGCGAAAGTAATCAAAATGACTAAATCGGAGAAAACCGGAGCATACGCTTTTAAAGAAGAAATGGTGCCAAACGACGAAGTAAAAACTTATTTTAAAAAATAA
- the ftsY gene encoding signal recognition particle-docking protein FtsY produces the protein MAIFGSFSRKKKENLDEGLSKTKESVFKKLSRAVVGKSKVDDEVLDNLEEVLITSDVGVDTTLKIIERIEERVTRDKYMGVNELNAILKEEISDLLEENNTTDVSDFDLPKKDGPYVIMVVGVNGVGKTTTIGKLAYNFKQAGKSVVLGAADTFRAAAIEQLEVWAERVDVPIVKQKMGSDPASVAYDTLASAKASNADVVIIDTAGRLHNKVGLMNELSKIKKVMQKIVPDAPDEVLLILDGSTGQNAFEQAKQFTKATEVTALALTKLDGTAKGGVVIGISDQFKIPVKYIGIGEKMEHLQIFRRREFVDSLFS, from the coding sequence ATGGCCATATTCGGAAGTTTTAGCAGAAAGAAGAAAGAGAACCTTGACGAAGGATTGTCGAAAACAAAAGAGAGTGTATTTAAGAAATTAAGTCGTGCAGTAGTTGGTAAATCAAAGGTTGACGATGAAGTTTTAGACAATCTCGAGGAAGTGTTGATAACCTCTGACGTAGGTGTTGATACAACGCTTAAGATTATTGAACGTATTGAAGAACGTGTTACGCGCGATAAATACATGGGCGTTAACGAGTTGAATGCTATTCTGAAGGAAGAAATCTCTGATTTGCTGGAAGAAAATAATACTACTGATGTTTCTGATTTTGATCTTCCTAAAAAGGATGGGCCTTATGTAATTATGGTTGTTGGTGTTAATGGAGTTGGAAAAACCACAACCATTGGCAAATTAGCATACAATTTTAAACAAGCCGGTAAATCTGTTGTACTCGGAGCTGCTGATACATTTAGGGCTGCTGCAATTGAACAGCTTGAAGTGTGGGCCGAAAGGGTAGATGTACCAATCGTTAAACAAAAAATGGGTTCCGATCCGGCATCGGTAGCTTATGATACGCTGGCATCGGCAAAAGCAAGTAATGCCGATGTGGTAATTATTGACACCGCCGGACGCTTGCATAATAAAGTTGGTTTAATGAACGAGCTGAGCAAGATTAAAAAAGTAATGCAGAAGATCGTTCCCGATGCTCCAGACGAAGTTTTACTTATTCTTGATGGATCTACCGGTCAAAATGCATTCGAACAGGCAAAACAGTTTACAAAGGCAACAGAAGTTACTGCCCTGGCATTAACCAAACTTGATGGAACTGCTAAAGGTGGTGTTGTAATTGGTATTTCAGATCAGTTTAAGATTCCTGTAAAGTATATTGGCATTGGCGAAAAAATGGAACATCTGCAAATTTTCCGTCGTCGCGAGTTTGTCGATTCGCTGTTCTCATAA
- a CDS encoding TraR/DksA C4-type zinc finger protein: MAELNKAEIKAQLIAEIAKTEKLIQEYSELTKPVEPENAIGRISRMDAINNKSVTEATLRKAKDKLEKLKFALSKVDDDDFGLCVKCKKSIPLGRILIMPQALTCVSCSH, from the coding sequence ATGGCTGAACTGAATAAGGCTGAAATAAAAGCTCAATTAATTGCTGAAATAGCAAAAACAGAGAAGTTGATTCAGGAATATTCAGAGCTTACAAAACCTGTTGAACCTGAAAATGCTATTGGACGCATATCCAGGATGGATGCAATAAACAACAAAAGTGTTACTGAAGCTACTTTACGCAAAGCAAAAGATAAATTAGAAAAACTAAAATTCGCTTTGTCGAAAGTTGATGATGATGATTTTGGCCTTTGTGTAAAATGTAAAAAGAGTATTCCGTTAGGCCGAATTCTGATTATGCCACAGGCGCTAACATGTGTCAGTTGTTCGCATTAA
- a CDS encoding transporter substrate-binding domain-containing protein, whose protein sequence is MRIILICVIVLTNCYYLNAQYKIGASNNYPPFNYIDGNGELVGFNIDLAKAINELYNNQIEIIGADWATVNYLLNEKEIDGIAGAHYPGYPDNEHLYTRSIINTSHCFFYNSNFKKTITIEMLRAMKEPVVALWDNDVLTRYMLSINPSTKFVYADNYDSLIKLLDDKNTTCAIAQRIGGKYYALEHGKDYISTTNHRILERNMGFMLSSNSVELAAIINNATEVLLSNGEYQRIYDKWLAEYDKESNGLRAYWRYIILISSIVGFIILLLIIINQILQSRVRSKTKDLQHQLDLNSEIMQELSRQKNKAEQSDKMKSAFLANMSHEIRTPMNGILGFAELLKTQEYSKDEELQFIKIIQQSGDRMLSTINNIIDISKIESGNEEAQIKKVNIKEIISELHDFFIVEANEKGIELIIEHEIDDNAGTFYSDTYKVTSILTNLIKNAIKFTKKGFVKVDYKLSATELEITVSDTGIGIAPEKQKAIFDYFVQADHSHSSGYEGSGLGLSITRGYVNLLNGEITVSSKPGEGTSFTFVLPNLKIENQAPEQTSTNEKQEDILNPDINDLKIIIAEDDETSYNFLNHVLADFSSSIKWASNGIEVVNLVRENPDTDVVLMDIKLPKTNGIEATKRIRTFNSQVYIIAQTAYAQENYKQEAMAAGCDDFIVKPIDKNLLQKILSSLKQPA, encoded by the coding sequence ATGCGAATTATCTTAATTTGCGTAATAGTTTTAACAAACTGCTATTACCTAAATGCTCAGTATAAAATTGGAGCCAGTAACAATTATCCTCCGTTTAATTATATCGACGGAAATGGAGAATTGGTAGGCTTTAACATCGATCTGGCAAAAGCCATTAACGAGCTGTATAACAACCAAATTGAGATAATTGGTGCTGACTGGGCAACGGTTAATTACCTGCTTAACGAAAAAGAAATTGACGGGATTGCCGGAGCACATTATCCGGGCTACCCCGATAACGAACATTTGTACACAAGGTCTATCATTAATACTTCGCATTGTTTTTTTTACAACAGCAACTTCAAAAAAACAATTACCATTGAAATGTTGCGCGCCATGAAAGAACCTGTTGTTGCCTTGTGGGATAACGATGTTCTTACGCGATACATGTTAAGTATTAATCCATCAACGAAGTTTGTATACGCCGATAACTACGACAGTTTGATAAAACTTCTGGATGATAAAAACACAACTTGTGCAATTGCCCAACGAATTGGTGGGAAATATTATGCACTTGAACATGGTAAAGATTATATTTCGACCACAAACCACCGGATTTTGGAGCGGAATATGGGATTTATGTTATCGTCAAATTCGGTAGAGCTTGCAGCTATTATAAACAATGCAACCGAAGTATTGCTTTCTAACGGAGAATACCAACGAATCTATGATAAATGGCTGGCAGAATACGACAAAGAATCTAATGGATTGAGAGCCTACTGGCGTTACATTATTTTAATTAGTTCGATTGTTGGATTTATTATTCTTCTACTCATAATAATTAATCAGATTCTCCAATCTAGAGTTCGCAGTAAAACAAAAGATCTGCAACATCAGCTCGATCTGAACTCTGAAATCATGCAGGAGCTATCGCGCCAAAAAAATAAGGCGGAGCAGAGCGATAAAATGAAATCAGCATTTTTGGCCAATATGAGCCACGAAATACGCACCCCCATGAATGGTATTCTGGGATTTGCTGAACTTCTGAAGACACAGGAATATTCGAAAGATGAAGAACTTCAATTCATTAAAATTATTCAGCAAAGTGGCGACAGAATGCTAAGCACCATCAACAACATTATTGATATTTCTAAAATTGAATCGGGCAACGAAGAAGCACAAATAAAAAAAGTAAACATTAAAGAAATCATTTCAGAACTTCACGATTTCTTTATTGTTGAAGCCAACGAAAAGGGAATTGAACTGATAATTGAGCATGAAATTGACGACAACGCCGGCACCTTTTACAGCGATACCTATAAGGTAACTTCAATTTTAACCAACCTGATTAAAAATGCCATTAAATTCACTAAAAAAGGATTTGTAAAGGTTGACTACAAATTAAGTGCTACCGAGTTGGAAATTACTGTAAGTGATACGGGAATTGGCATTGCACCAGAGAAACAAAAGGCAATTTTTGATTATTTTGTTCAGGCCGACCATTCGCATTCAAGTGGATATGAAGGATCTGGTCTGGGACTGTCAATCACAAGAGGTTACGTAAACCTTCTTAATGGAGAAATTACTGTCTCCTCGAAACCCGGCGAAGGCACATCGTTTACTTTTGTTTTACCAAATTTAAAAATAGAAAACCAAGCTCCGGAACAGACTTCGACAAACGAAAAACAAGAAGACATACTCAATCCGGATATTAACGATTTAAAAATAATTATTGCGGAAGACGATGAAACTTCCTACAATTTTTTAAACCACGTGCTTGCTGATTTTTCGAGTAGTATAAAGTGGGCTAGCAACGGAATTGAAGTGGTTAATCTTGTGCGCGAAAATCCGGATACCGATGTAGTTTTAATGGATATCAAGCTTCCAAAAACAAATGGAATTGAAGCGACAAAAAGGATAAGGACATTTAATAGTCAGGTTTATATTATTGCTCAAACCGCGTATGCTCAGGAAAATTACAAACAAGAAGCAATGGCTGCCGGGTGTGATGATTTTATTGTAAAACCTATTGATAAAAACCTGCTTCAAAAGATTCTATCAAGCCTCAAACAACCGGCTTAA
- a CDS encoding fructosamine kinase family protein produces the protein MIENSFEFILREVEERLSALFNHDVKITSSNAISGGCINHASKIDTNYGQFFLKWNSDCESELFIREAESLNELRKACDNTLLVPKVFYAKELNETPAILIMEYLEPGGTDQSENLGRGLAHIHKYGQNKYGFYADNYCGATIQNNNWGTNWMTFYKENRLAFLLKMIEDTRGLDRSHRRLFDSFLNRLDELVPNEETASLIHGDLWSGNYMLTINGPALIDPAASYSHREMEFGIITMFGGFSSRFFDAYNEVFPLEPDWRDRNNIYQLYHVLNHFYLFGGGYLQQAISIVKRYL, from the coding sequence ATGATTGAAAACAGTTTCGAATTTATTTTGCGGGAAGTAGAGGAAAGGCTTTCAGCTTTATTTAACCATGATGTAAAAATTACCTCCTCCAACGCAATATCCGGGGGGTGCATAAATCATGCATCGAAAATTGATACCAATTATGGGCAGTTCTTTCTGAAATGGAATTCTGATTGCGAAAGTGAACTGTTTATTCGTGAGGCCGAGAGCTTGAATGAGCTTCGGAAAGCTTGCGATAATACGCTACTGGTGCCTAAAGTGTTCTATGCGAAAGAATTGAATGAAACTCCGGCAATATTGATTATGGAATACCTGGAACCTGGAGGTACTGATCAGTCTGAAAACTTAGGAAGAGGATTGGCGCACATTCATAAATATGGCCAAAACAAATATGGTTTTTATGCTGACAACTATTGCGGAGCTACTATTCAGAATAATAATTGGGGCACAAACTGGATGACATTTTACAAAGAAAATAGGTTGGCGTTTTTACTAAAAATGATCGAAGATACAAGGGGGCTTGATCGCTCGCATAGACGTTTATTCGATTCATTTCTAAACCGGCTGGATGAGTTGGTTCCAAATGAAGAGACGGCTTCGCTAATTCATGGTGATTTATGGTCGGGTAACTATATGCTCACAATCAATGGACCGGCCTTGATCGATCCGGCAGCGAGTTATTCTCACCGCGAGATGGAGTTTGGAATTATTACCATGTTTGGTGGCTTCTCGTCGCGTTTTTTTGATGCTTATAACGAGGTTTTTCCGCTTGAGCCAGATTGGCGTGATAGAAATAATATCTATCAATTGTACCATGTTCTCAATCATTTTTATTTGTTCGGAGGTGGTTATCTGCAACAGGCAATATCTATCGTCAAGCGTTATTTATAA